The Mesobacillus jeotgali genome window below encodes:
- the hemY gene encoding protoporphyrinogen oxidase produces MTEKKKVVIVGGGITGLAAAYYLRKHARENQLPLDVKLVESSHRVGGKMQTYVKDGFVIERGPDSFLERKESAGRLAREVGLGDKLVNNSTGKSYVLVKDKLHPMPGGAVMGIPTQIAPFVTTGLFSWPGKFRAAGDFFIPPSKVKGDQSLGEFFRRRLGDEVVENLIEPLLSGIYAGNIDNMSLLSTFPQFYQVEQKYGSLILGTKKTTPSAKKKPAETGQAKKKGMFLTVTTGLQSFVDAIESKLEPGSVIKGIRVDKVSKQENGYRLRLSSGESLDADSILIAAPHEAALHMFSDHEHIFDPFRDMPSTSVATVAMAFPESVIKEDIDGTGFVVSRNSDYTITACTWTHKKWPHTTPEGKVLLRLYVGRPGDEAIVELSDDEIIKIALEDLNKTMDIQAQPDFAVVSRWKEAMPQYTVGHKERVTKLKNDLASELPGVYVGGSSYEGVGLPDCIDQGEAAVEKILSYLKLRG; encoded by the coding sequence GTGACAGAAAAAAAGAAAGTTGTAATTGTAGGCGGTGGCATAACGGGTTTAGCGGCAGCATACTATTTGCGTAAGCATGCCAGGGAGAACCAGCTTCCTCTTGATGTGAAACTGGTCGAATCGTCCCATCGTGTTGGCGGGAAAATGCAAACGTATGTTAAAGATGGCTTTGTCATTGAAAGAGGGCCGGATTCCTTCCTGGAAAGAAAAGAGAGCGCAGGGCGTCTGGCCAGGGAAGTAGGTTTAGGAGATAAGCTAGTCAATAACAGTACAGGGAAATCGTATGTGCTGGTGAAGGACAAACTCCACCCTATGCCTGGCGGAGCAGTGATGGGAATTCCCACTCAAATCGCTCCTTTTGTTACAACCGGCCTATTTTCCTGGCCAGGTAAGTTCCGGGCTGCCGGAGACTTCTTTATACCACCTTCAAAGGTAAAAGGAGACCAGTCCCTTGGCGAATTTTTCCGGCGGAGGCTTGGCGATGAAGTGGTTGAAAACCTGATTGAGCCTCTGCTCTCCGGTATTTATGCTGGGAATATCGATAACATGAGCCTATTGTCCACTTTTCCGCAATTCTACCAGGTAGAGCAGAAATACGGGAGTTTGATTCTTGGCACAAAGAAAACAACTCCTTCGGCAAAAAAGAAGCCTGCTGAAACGGGTCAGGCTAAGAAAAAAGGAATGTTCCTGACTGTGACGACTGGTCTTCAATCATTTGTTGACGCGATTGAATCCAAGCTTGAACCTGGTTCTGTCATTAAGGGAATCAGGGTCGATAAAGTGAGCAAACAGGAGAATGGTTACCGTCTGAGGCTGAGCAGCGGCGAATCGCTTGATGCAGACAGCATCCTGATAGCTGCCCCGCATGAAGCAGCGCTGCATATGTTCTCCGATCACGAACATATTTTTGACCCATTCCGCGATATGCCTTCAACTTCTGTTGCGACGGTTGCCATGGCATTTCCGGAAAGTGTCATAAAAGAAGATATTGATGGTACCGGCTTCGTTGTTTCAAGGAACAGTGATTATACAATCACCGCCTGCACTTGGACCCATAAGAAGTGGCCTCATACAACACCTGAGGGAAAAGTTCTGCTTCGTCTTTATGTCGGCAGGCCGGGTGACGAGGCAATTGTCGAGCTCTCGGATGATGAGATCATCAAGATCGCTCTCGAGGATTTAAATAAAACGATGGATATCCAGGCACAGCCTGACTTTGCAGTAGTGTCACGATGGAAAGAGGCCATGCCGCAGTATACTGTCGGACATAAGGAAAGAGTCACGAAGCTGAAGAATGACCTGGCCAGTGAGCTTCCTGGCGTCTACGTAGGTGGCAGCTCGTATGAGGGAGTCGGCCTTCCAGACTGCATAGATCAAGGAGAAGCAGCCGTCGAAAAGATCCTGTCATATTTGAAGCTTCGTGGATAA
- a CDS encoding TetR/AcrR family transcriptional regulator, which translates to MAVDRRQQIIEAATNSFSLYGYKATTIDQVAKLANVGKGTIYTFFKNKEQLFDEIVNGLIKEMKEVANEAVNPSDSFYENVHRALYRLLEFRKKHQLTIKLSQEARDIGTPAVLEVMDKLESAILSFIKEKVIQAIQKGEIKECDPEITAFIMMKLYIALIFDWEKKNEPLEKEEISDLFEFYIFKGLSD; encoded by the coding sequence ATGGCGGTCGACCGGAGACAGCAGATTATTGAAGCAGCCACCAACTCTTTTTCATTGTACGGCTATAAGGCGACTACAATTGATCAAGTCGCAAAGCTGGCGAACGTTGGGAAAGGCACAATCTATACCTTTTTCAAAAATAAAGAACAGCTTTTCGATGAAATCGTTAATGGCCTGATCAAAGAAATGAAAGAAGTCGCTAATGAAGCGGTAAATCCATCAGATTCTTTTTATGAAAATGTCCACAGAGCATTATATAGACTGCTGGAATTTCGTAAAAAACATCAATTGACAATCAAACTCTCGCAAGAAGCCCGGGATATTGGGACACCAGCTGTCCTGGAGGTTATGGATAAATTAGAATCGGCCATCCTGAGCTTTATTAAGGAAAAGGTCATTCAGGCAATCCAAAAGGGAGAAATAAAGGAATGCGACCCGGAGATCACAGCGTTCATAATGATGAAGCTTTATATCGCGCTGATTTTTGACTGGGAAAAAAAGAACGAGCCACTTGAAAAAGAAGAAATCTCAGATCTGTTTGAGTTTTATATTTTTAAAGGATTGTCTGATTAA